In Rhodospirillales bacterium, a genomic segment contains:
- a CDS encoding PLP-dependent aminotransferase family protein, which translates to MTKWLPRPDQDARPRYLALANAIAADIGAGRLLFSAKLPTQRELAHALGLSVHTVSSAYAELERRGLIAGEVGRGTYVTFRSDHGEPRFILGRREKEIIDLSILRPAIGAIHSDRIAAALAEIAGSGDHAAMLACRPISGFDSHRVAGAHWLNLHGHDVAPEQVMIVNGCAHGILVALATLTKPGDIVATEALTDHGLIALASVLHFRLREIDFDTDGLRPDAFERACRQGSVKVLVVTPNYSNPTATLMPEDRRRQIAEIAQRYDVTIVEDDVFLPLLPEQMPPLAAFDRKRACYITSLTKSLVSGLRVGYLVAPEMMMPRLETRLRASSWMATPLVSEIAARWIMDGTARLLADWQREELAARGAILREHLADHLYCAPPGAPHAFLDLPPAWRPANFATHARLAGVAVTPAEPFVVGENPEPQAIRVTLGAATSRRQLSTGLERLATLFAEEPEPAYINV; encoded by the coding sequence ATGACCAAGTGGCTGCCACGGCCGGACCAGGATGCGCGCCCGAGGTATCTGGCGCTTGCCAACGCCATCGCGGCGGACATCGGCGCGGGACGACTGCTTTTTTCCGCCAAGCTCCCCACCCAGAGAGAACTGGCGCATGCCCTCGGACTCAGCGTCCATACCGTCAGCAGTGCTTACGCCGAGTTGGAGCGGCGCGGGCTCATCGCCGGCGAGGTCGGCCGCGGCACTTACGTCACCTTCCGCTCCGACCACGGCGAGCCACGCTTTATTCTCGGTCGCCGCGAGAAGGAAATCATCGATCTGTCGATTCTGCGGCCGGCGATCGGCGCCATTCATTCCGATCGTATTGCGGCTGCACTTGCCGAGATCGCCGGTAGTGGCGACCACGCCGCGATGCTCGCCTGCCGCCCAATTTCCGGCTTCGACAGCCATCGTGTCGCCGGTGCCCATTGGCTCAATCTTCACGGCCACGACGTGGCTCCCGAGCAGGTGATGATCGTCAACGGCTGTGCCCACGGGATCCTCGTCGCGCTGGCAACCCTGACCAAGCCGGGCGATATCGTCGCGACCGAAGCGCTCACCGACCACGGACTCATCGCTCTTGCCAGCGTCCTCCATTTCCGGCTGCGCGAGATCGACTTTGATACGGACGGGTTGCGTCCCGATGCGTTCGAGCGCGCGTGCCGCCAGGGCAGCGTGAAGGTGCTGGTCGTGACCCCGAACTACTCAAATCCGACGGCGACACTGATGCCGGAGGACCGGCGGCGCCAGATCGCCGAAATCGCCCAACGGTATGATGTAACAATCGTTGAGGACGACGTGTTCCTGCCGCTGCTGCCGGAACAGATGCCGCCGCTGGCCGCTTTCGACCGAAAGCGGGCCTGCTATATCACGAGCTTGACGAAGAGCCTGGTTTCCGGCCTCCGGGTCGGCTACCTCGTCGCGCCGGAGATGATGATGCCCAGGTTGGAGACGCGGCTGCGCGCAAGTTCCTGGATGGCGACACCATTGGTGAGCGAAATCGCGGCCCGCTGGATCATGGATGGCACTGCCCGATTGCTGGCGGACTGGCAGCGCGAGGAACTGGCGGCACGCGGTGCCATTCTCCGCGAACATCTCGCCGATCACCTCTACTGCGCACCTCCCGGCGCTCCGCACGCGTTTCTCGATCTGCCGCCGGCGTGGCGCCCGGCCAACTTCGCTACCCACGCCCGCTTGGCCGGCGTCGCGGTGACGCCCGCCGAACCGTTCGTCGTCGGGGAGAACCCCGAGCCGCAGGCAATCAGGGTCACGCTCGGCGCCGCCACATCGCGGCGGCAATTGAGCACCGGGCTAGAGCGACTGGCGACCTTGTTCGCGGAGGAGCCGGAACCGGCCTATATCAACGTTTGA
- a CDS encoding TRAP transporter small permease, with translation MNEGRTDESRSAAGAGNAAVRFLAGVDALVARFETIVLAYGVLLMAANSIANVAGRFLFSQSIYFSEELNQFLIVLITFVGIGYAARKGRHIRMSAVYDQLNDRNRKILMIVIAVVTSVIMFVLAYYSYVYVSRVARLGKVTPALQVPLYLTYIWVPIGFAITGLQYALTVVSNLRHSDVYISYEEIDSYDESHQEMEAGQGGGTSAGPESRG, from the coding sequence ATGAATGAAGGCCGAACGGACGAAAGCCGATCAGCCGCCGGGGCCGGCAACGCCGCCGTTCGCTTCCTGGCGGGGGTCGACGCCCTCGTCGCCCGGTTCGAAACCATCGTCCTTGCTTACGGCGTGCTGCTGATGGCCGCCAACTCCATCGCCAACGTCGCCGGGCGGTTCCTGTTTTCCCAAAGCATTTATTTCTCGGAGGAACTGAACCAGTTTCTTATCGTGCTGATCACTTTCGTTGGCATAGGCTATGCGGCGCGCAAAGGGCGGCACATCCGCATGTCGGCGGTCTACGACCAGCTCAACGACCGTAACCGCAAGATCCTGATGATCGTCATCGCCGTCGTGACGTCGGTGATCATGTTCGTCCTCGCCTACTATTCTTACGTATATGTCTCCCGCGTCGCGCGGCTCGGCAAGGTAACGCCGGCTCTGCAGGTGCCGCTTTACCTGACGTACATCTGGGTGCCGATCGGCTTCGCTATCACAGGCCTGCAGTATGCCCTGACCGTGGTGAGCAACCTTCGCCACTCGGACGTGTACATCTCCTACGAGGAAATCGACTCCTACGACGAGAGTCATCAGGAGATGGAAGCCGGCCAAGGCGGCGGGACGTCCGCCGGACCGGAGTCACGGGGGTGA
- a CDS encoding TRAP transporter large permease, producing the protein MTEALVGTMIVLLLLGFPMMIPLIAATLVGFFIFFSGMKPEIIIQQMIGGVKPVALIAVPMFIFAADIVTKGQAAERLLDVVMRFVGHVKGGLAITTAATCTVFGAVSGSTQATVVAIGSPLRPKLLEAGYKDSFVIALTINASDIAFLIPPSIGMIIYGVISGTSIAELFIAGIGPGLLILAMFSVYSVIFAVVNNIPTLPKATWTERLAAMRGAIWPLGFPVIIIGGIYGGIFSPTEAASVSVAYALILEVLIFRSVKLREIPEIAMSTGLITAVVFILVGAGAAFSWTISFAQIPQQILGSLGLDQAGPIMVLVAISIAFFVGCMFVDPIVVILVLVPIFAPIVDQAGLDPVLVGTIITLQVAIGSATPPFGCDIFTAIAIFKRPYLDVIKGSPPFILMLLTASALLILFPQIALFLRDLAFR; encoded by the coding sequence ATGACCGAAGCGCTGGTTGGGACGATGATCGTGCTGCTGCTCCTTGGCTTTCCAATGATGATCCCGCTCATCGCCGCTACTCTGGTCGGATTCTTTATATTTTTCAGTGGCATGAAACCGGAAATCATCATCCAGCAGATGATCGGCGGGGTAAAGCCGGTCGCGCTGATTGCGGTGCCAATGTTCATCTTCGCTGCCGATATCGTCACCAAGGGGCAGGCCGCGGAGCGCCTGCTTGACGTGGTCATGCGCTTCGTCGGGCACGTGAAGGGGGGACTCGCCATCACGACCGCCGCCACATGCACCGTCTTCGGCGCGGTCTCCGGCTCCACGCAGGCGACTGTCGTCGCGATCGGGAGCCCGTTGCGCCCGAAACTCCTGGAAGCCGGGTACAAGGACTCGTTCGTCATCGCGCTGACCATCAACGCCAGCGACATCGCTTTTTTGATCCCTCCCAGCATCGGAATGATCATTTACGGCGTGATCTCGGGCACGTCGATCGCCGAACTGTTCATCGCCGGGATCGGACCGGGTTTGCTGATCCTTGCCATGTTTTCCGTCTATTCAGTGATTTTCGCCGTGGTGAACAACATTCCTACCTTGCCGAAGGCGACGTGGACGGAGCGCCTCGCCGCCATGCGGGGCGCCATCTGGCCGCTCGGCTTCCCGGTGATCATCATCGGCGGCATTTACGGCGGCATCTTCAGCCCGACGGAGGCGGCGTCGGTCAGCGTCGCCTACGCCTTGATCCTCGAGGTGTTGATCTTCCGCTCGGTGAAGCTCCGCGAGATCCCGGAGATCGCCATGTCCACCGGCCTGATCACCGCGGTTGTGTTCATCCTGGTGGGTGCTGGTGCGGCCTTCTCGTGGACCATCTCGTTCGCTCAGATCCCGCAGCAGATCCTAGGCTCGCTCGGCCTTGATCAGGCCGGGCCGATCATGGTGCTGGTCGCCATTTCAATCGCCTTCTTCGTCGGCTGCATGTTCGTCGACCCGATCGTGGTGATTCTGGTGCTGGTACCGATTTTCGCGCCGATCGTCGATCAGGCCGGCCTCGACCCGGTTCTCGTCGGCACCATCATCACGCTGCAGGTGGCGATCGGATCAGCGACGCCGCCCTTCGGTTGCGATATTTTCACGGCCATTGCCATCTTCAAACGGCCGTATCTGGATGTGATCAAGGGCTCGCCGCCGTTCATTCTCATGCTGCTGACGGCGTCCGCGCTGCTCATCCTTTTCCCGCAGATCGCGCTGTTCCTGCGCGATCTGGCCTTCCGTTAG
- a CDS encoding universal stress protein has protein sequence MFEKILVAVDGSQHAAMAVETAIEMAHKFNAPLVFICVYRHFSRLESTHSLVRAREVPERPDATLGRLARETAERAASYAREHGVSEAAAVAKRGPIARTIVEYAEKHGFDTIVMGRRGRGDIEGLLLGSVSHKVCSLADATCITVK, from the coding sequence ATGTTCGAGAAAATCCTCGTCGCCGTCGACGGATCGCAACATGCCGCCATGGCCGTGGAAACAGCGATCGAGATGGCGCACAAGTTCAACGCCCCACTTGTCTTCATCTGCGTCTACCGGCACTTCAGCCGGCTGGAGAGCACCCATTCCCTGGTCCGCGCCCGTGAGGTGCCGGAGCGGCCGGACGCAACCCTTGGCCGGCTTGCCCGGGAAACCGCCGAACGCGCCGCATCCTATGCCAGAGAGCACGGCGTGTCGGAGGCGGCGGCGGTCGCAAAACGCGGCCCGATCGCCCGCACCATCGTCGAGTACGCTGAAAAGCACGGCTTCGACACCATCGTCATGGGGCGGCGCGGGCGTGGCGACATTGAGGGCCTGTTGTTGGGCAGCGTGTCGCACAAGGTGTGCAGCCTTGCCGACGCTACCTGCATCACGGTGAAGTGA